One Salvia splendens isolate huo1 chromosome 12, SspV2, whole genome shotgun sequence genomic window carries:
- the LOC121758088 gene encoding vacuolar iron transporter homolog 2-like, protein MEKPQIDNNKKSMSNKIIEIELGRNEEALAEAEDYSKRAQWLRAAVLGANDGLLSTSSLMMGIGAVRRDAKTMLLTGAAGMVAGACSMAIGEFVSVYSQLDIEVAQIKREQRGREERNLPSPVQAAGASAAAFTVGAGVPLLAAAFARDYRVRLGAVVAAVSVALLGFGWAGAAIGRAPPVRAAMRVLFGGWVAMGITFGLTKLIGYSGV, encoded by the coding sequence ATGGAGAAACCACAAATtgacaacaacaaaaaaagcaTGTCCAACAAAATCATCGAAATCGAATTAGGGCGAAATGAAGAAGCACTAGCTGAGGCCGAAGACTACTCAAAGAGAGCACAATGGCTCCGCGCGGCTGTCTTGGGCGCCAACGACGGCCTCCTCTCCACGTCCTCGCTGATGATGGGCATCGGCGCGGTCCGGCGCGACGCCAAGACGATGCTCCTCACCGGCGCCGCCGGCATGGTGGCCGGAGCCTGCAGCATGGCCATCGGAGAGTTCGTCTCCGTCTACTCGCAGCTCGACATCGAGGTGGCTCAGATCAAGAGAGAGCAAAGGGGCCGCGAGGAGAGGAACCTCCCGAGCCCGGTGCAGGCGGCCGGGGCGTCGGCGGCGGCCTTCACGGTGGGGGCGGGGGTTCCTCTGCTCGCGGCCGCGTTTGCGCGGGACTACCGTGTGAGGCTCGGGGCGGTGGTGGCGGCCGTGAGCGTGGCGCTATTAGGGTTTGGGTGGGCCGGGGCGGCGATCGGGAGGGCGCCGCCGGTGAGGGCGGCGATGAGGGTGCTGTTTGGGGGGTGGGTGGCGATGGGGATCACTTTTGGTCTTACCAAGTTGATTGGTTATAGTGGCGTTTGA
- the LOC121757161 gene encoding uncharacterized protein LOC121757161 — translation MEVEKVGHMCHEHPLGRILLESAHQTDYYTVCYGCDRFFRAGDATYGCSITCGFRWLLHKECMEMPRQITHPIHPSHPLSLAISGSTKCAVCGGDLHNLAYRCSQGECDGLWIDLGCAGGLNDTQPLMDHPSHPQHELRFSSKTRWCPFPCDACGATEKGDSYTCNICNYWIHERCALLPESKDFPHHHHSLFLSFSLPSEYIKYDFDCGICSKTLPLRRWHYHCHLCRYVVHLNCAFDNQNESESAIDDDEKEATKFPIAVEDMYEEMIRPFVKEQILIVPHHDRGNGKYSFSNHPQHLLTFTTFSASSSSYDHHEKNDDDDDDDDFESITRSEIICDGCTLPIREKKQTDDDDDEKGYMRCDECKYFLHLSCFNLPLHITSHPIHPHKDHNLTLRNADAKLTGWKRCYICRGFTNVLYYACTYRYCEFTIDIKCASLPNTIKHASHPQHNYLKLLTDDDSSSGLCVNCHFPACFRTEQYRCNRCIFCICGECVMLPATNKHRLENHLLSLTYDACVNRPGEFYCSSCEYQMHPRLWMYHCRDCDQSFHPDCFPATSGYHRNIKYGTEHVISGIHDHPLRFQIISNKKRCDLCHGYCYDEPGFQCALCFFVCCRKCGVNQMDDMSSRIMR, via the exons atggaAGTGGAGAAAGTTGGTCATATGTGTCATGAACATCCATTGGGTCGGATCCTACTTGAGTCTGCCCATCAAACAGATTACTACACTGTCTGTTATGGTTGTGATAGATTCTTTAGAGCAGGAGATGCAACGTATGGATGCAGTATTACGTGTGGATTCCGTTGGTTGTTACACAAAGAATGCATGGAAATGCCGAGACAGATTACGCATCCTATCCATCCTTCACACCCTCTCTCACTAGCAATATCTGGATCGACAAAATGTGCAGTTTGTGGAGGGGATTTGCATAACCTAGCCTACAGATGCAGCCAAGGGGAGTGTGATGGATTGTGGATCGACTTGGGATGCGCGGGGGGGCTCAATGATACACAGCCGCTTATGGACCACCCAAGCCACCCTCAACATGAGCTACGCTTTTCCAGCAAGACGAGGTGGTGCCCATTCCCCTGTGATGCCTGTGGTGCCACTGAGAAAGGGGACTCCTACACCTGCAACATATGCAACTACTGGATACATGAGCGTTGCGCGCTCCTTCCTGAGTCTAAGGACTTCCCTCATCATCACcactctctcttcctctccttttCTCTTCCATCTGAgtacatcaaatatgattttgatTGTGGTATATGCAGCAAGACTTTGCCATTGAGACGATGGCACTATCATTGCCACCTTTGCAGATATGTCGTCCATCTCAACTGCGC aTTTGATAATCAAAATGAAAGTGAAAGTGCaattgatgatgatgagaaAGAGGCTACCAAGTTTCCAATAGCAGTAGAAGACATGTATGAGGAGATGATCAGACCCTTCGTTAAAGAGCAAATTCTCATCGTCCCTCATCATGATCGTGGCAATGGCAAGTACAGCTTCTCTAATCACCCTCAGCACCTACTAACTTTTACTACATTTTCAGCTTCATCGTCATCTTATGATCACCACGAAAAAAacgatgatgatgacgatgacGATGATTTTGAAAGTATTACAAGATCGGAGATAATATGTGATGGGTGCACACTACCTATACGAGAAAAGAAGCAAacagatgatgatgatgatgagaaggGTTATATGAGGTGTGATGAATGCAAATACTTTCTCCACTTGTCATGCTTCAACTTACCACTACACATCACCTCCCATCCTATTCATCCTCACAAAGATCACAACCTAACCCTTCGAAATGCTGATGCCAAGCTAACAGGTTGGAAAAGGTGTTATATTTGTAGGGGTTTTACTAATGTTCTCTATTACGCTTGCACATATAGATACTGCGAATTCACAATAGACATCAAGTGTGCTTCTCTGCCCAACACCATAAAACACGCATCTCACCCGCAACATAACTATCTCAAGCTCCTCACAGATGATGATTCCAGCTCTGGTTTATGCGTTAACTGTCATTTCCCTGCATGTTTTCGAACGGAGCAATACAGATGCAATAGATGCATATTCTGTATATGTGGTGAATGTGTGATGCTACCGGCAACAAATAAGCATAGATTGGAGAATCACTTGTTGTCGTTGACATACGATGCATGTGTTAACCGTCCCGGGGAGTTCTACTGTAGCAGCTGCGAATACCAAATGCACCCCAGGTTATGGATGTACCATTGTCGAGACTGTGATCAATCCTTTCATCCCGACTGCTTTCCCGCTACATCGGgttatcacagaaacatcaaaTATGGGACAGAGCATGTGATTTCCGGTATCCATGACCACCCTCTTAGATTTCAAATCATATCCAACAAAAAGAGATGTGACCTATGTCATGGATATTGCTATGATGAGCCTGGATTTCAATGTGCATTATGCTTCTTTGTTTGTTGTCGAAAATGCGGTGTGAATCAAATGGATGATATGAGCAGCCGAATCATGAGGTAA
- the LOC121757361 gene encoding phosphatidylserine decarboxylase proenzyme 2-like isoform X2: MGHGSSKDETQDDSADASGSTTSRIQRLRQRLHRHRPHFRRLHRGSGPGSQLKKLLKEEDFAGIALLCIIGAEMRIKDKWLACVSLGEQTFRTAISDQTDQPVWNSEKKLLLERNGARVARISVFEDSDSDIDVYDLLDPTSAGGIVGKIRLSCSIEDPMETEKSFVRRILSVVDYDESGNLSYDEFSNLIDAFGNQLAATKKEELFKAADENGDGVVSIDELAMLLAVQQEKDPLINCCPVCGETLHISDKLNAMIHLTLCFDEGTGNQIMSGGFLTDKQASNGWMFKVSEWAHYSSYEVGLRSGSSASHILVFDRRTKRLVEETIDAKIVLSMRAIYQSKVGLGLMDKGAKELLQSISEKQGRKMDSPESAKDIEKFISLFEDQLNLSEIKYPLEQFKTFNEFFIRELKPGARPITNAGRDDVAVCAADCRLMAFETAEDSTRFWIKGRKFSVQGLLGTEVCSDAFSGGSLVIFRLAPQDYHRFHVPVSGTIEKFVEIPGCLYTVNPIAVNSKYCNVFTENKRVVSTISTKEFGKVAFVAIGATMVGSINFTKKEGDYVNKGDEFGYFSFGGSTVICVFEKDTIKIDDDLLENSSRHLETLVSVGMQLGVSVKKR; the protein is encoded by the exons ATGGGCCATGGAAGCTCCAAAGATGAAACTCAGGATGACTCAGCGGATGCCTCCGGTTCCACAACTTCCAGAATTCAACGGCTCCGGCAGCgcctccaccgccaccgcccCCATTTCCGCCGCCTCCACCGCGGCTCCGGTCCTGGCTCGCAGCTGAAGAAATTGCTCAAGGAGGAAGACTTCGCCGGTATCGCACTCCTCTGCATCATCGGC GCGGAGATGAGAATCAAGGATAAATGGCTGGCATGCGTTTCTCTCGGCGAGCAGACTTTCCGAACTGCCATCTCTGATCA AACCGATCAGCCTGTCTGGAACTCT GAGAAAAAGCTTCTTTTGGAAAGAAATGGGGCACGTGTTGCAAGAATCTCTGTATTTGAG GATTCAGATTCCGATATAGATGTATATGACCTATTAGATCCAACTTCTGCTGGAGGAATTGTTGGCAAAATAAGATTGTCATGTTCCATTGAG GACCCAATGGAAACAGAGAAGAGTTTTGTGCGGCGGATTTTGTCTGTTGTG GATTATGATGAAAGTGGAAATCTTTCGTATGATGAATTCTCAAACCTAATAGATGCATTTGGCAATCAACTGGCTGCTACAAAG AAAGAGGAACTATTCAAAGCTGCTGACGAGAATGGGGATGGAGTTGTCAGCATAGATGAGTTGGCTATGCTTTTAGCTGTTCAGCAAGAAAA GGATCCGCTAATCAATTGTTGTCCTGTCTGTGGAGAAACTCTCCACATCTCGGATAAGTTGAATGCTATGATTCATTTGACCCTTTGCTTCGATGAAGGAACTGGAAATCAGATTATGTCCGGAGGATTCTTGACTGACAAGCAGGCTTCAAATGG GTGGATGTTCAAAGTAAGTGAATGGGCTCATTATTCATCCTATGAAGTTGGATTGAGGTCTGGATCAAGTGCTTCACATATCCTG GTTTTTGATAGGAGAACGAAAAGATTAGTGGAGGAAACAATTGATGCCAAGATTGTGCTATCTATGAGAGCCATATATCAATCTAAAGTTGGGCTTGGACTCATGGACAAAG GGGCAAAGGAACTCCTGCAGAGCATCTCCGAAAAGCAGGGCAGGAAAATGGATTCACCCGAATCTGCTAAGGATATTGAAAAGTTTATTTCTTTGTTTGAG GATCAATTAAACTTGTCTGAAATCAAATATCCTTTAGAGCAGTTTAAG ACATTCAATGAATTCTTTATAAGAGAGTTAAAACCTGGTGCGAGGCCAATCACCAATGCTGGACGTGATGATGTTGCAGTATGTGCTGCTGATTGTCGGTTGATGGCATTTGAAACTGCTGAAGATTCTACAAGATTTTGGATTAAG GGCCGGAAATTTTCTGTACAAGGCCTTTTAGGGACTGAAGTGTGCTCTGATGCCTTCAGTGGTGGAAGTTTAGTGATATTCCGCTTGGCACCACAG GACTATCATCGTTTCCATGTTCCTGTTTCTGGAACTATTGAAAAGTTTGTGGAGATACCAGGATGCTTATACACG GTTAACCCAATTGCAGTGAACAGCAAGTActgcaatgtgttcactgagaaTAAGCGCGTTGTATCTACAATATCAACCAAAGAATTTGGGAAG GTAGCTTTTGTTGCTATAGGAGCAACCATGGTTGGTAGCATTAATTTCACCAAAAAAGAGGGTGACTATGTCAATAAAGGAGACGAG TTTGGATACTTTTCATTCGGCGGAAGTACAGTCATTTGTGTCTTTGAAAAG GATACCATCAAGATAGATGACGACCTCCTGGAGAATAGTTCAAGACACCTTGAGACGTTGGTTTCTGTGGGGATGCAATTGGGCGTGTCCGTTAAGAAACGCTAG
- the LOC121757362 gene encoding putative clathrin assembly protein At1g03050, protein MGPSKLRKAIGAVKDQTSIGLAKVGNSASLSDLDVAIVKATRHEEHPPDERYVREILNLTAFSHMFVNACVRTITRRLGKTRNWVVALKALMLIQRLLSEGDAAYEQEIFFATRRGTRLLNMSDFRDASARNNSWDYSAFVRTYGLYLDEQLEFKVQGRRANQGGYACDASEAELATAAACNAIVPKGTPLRDMKIEKIFYKINHLMQLLERFLTCKPTGAARENRVVNVALCPIVKESFQLCYNITEIMSVLIERFMDLELPEMVKVHEIFSRVSKQYDEVDAFYTWCKDVGIARSSEYPEVEKISQKRLDMMDDYIGERSIMGREKRPASPEPEPEPVEETEPEEDMNKIKALPPPPPPLPETKAQEKEVVEEKKTQEGDLLNLGENAPTTQEHGDMLALALFDGGLPTASPENKTNPWEAFKESSSGDWETALVQTASHLSNQKVSLPGGFDTMILDGMYQQGALTQAVASSGVIATGSASSVALGSAGRPAMLALPAPPSAEGGAATSENYDPFAASLAVPPPPYVQMSELEKKQSFLVHEQLMWQQYAKDGMQGPAALAKANPSSSYLMQLR, encoded by the exons ATGGGTCCAAGCAAGTTAAGGAAAGCCATTGGGGCGGTGAAGGACCAGACCAGCATCGGCCTAGCCAAGGTCGGCAACAGCGCCTCCCTCTCCGACCTCGATGTGGCCATCGTGAAGGCCACGCGCCATGAGGAGCACCCTCCCGACGAGCGCTACGTCCGCGAGATCCTCAACCTCACGGCCTTCTCCCACATGTTCGTGAACGCGTGCGTGAGGACCATCACGAGGCGCCTAGGCAAGACGAGGAATTGGGTGGTGGCCCTAAAAGCCTTGATGCTGATCCAGCGCCTGCTCTCGGAGGGCGACGCCGCCTACGAGCAGGAGATCTTCTTCGCGACAAGGCGCGGGACTCGCCTCCTCAACATGAGTGACTTCAGAGACGCCTCGGCTCGCAACAACTCATGGGACTACTCGGCGTTCGTCCGCACCTATGGCCTCTACTTGGACGAGCAGCTCGAGTTTAAGGTGCAGGGCCGCAGAGCGAACCAAGGGGGCTATGCGTGCGATGCCTCGGAGGCGGAACTCGCCACTGCCGCCGCGTGCAACGCCATTGTACCGAAGGGCACTCCTCTCCGTGATATGAAAATCGAGAAGATCTTTTATAAGATCAATCATCTAATGCAACTTCTAGAAAGGTTTTTGACATGCAAGCCAACAG GTGCTGCAAGAGAGAACAGGGTTGTGAATGTGGCTTTATGCCCCATAGTGAAAGAGAGCTTTCAGCTCTGCTACAACATAACAGAAATCATGTCAGTCTTGATCGAACGCTTCATGGACCTAGAATTACCAGAAATGGTGAAAGTCCACGAGATCTTCTCTCGCGTGTCCAAGCAATACGACGAGGTGGATGCGTTCTACACGTGGTGTAAGGACGTTGGCATTGCGCGCTCCTCCGAGTATCCCGAAGTAGAGAAGATCTCGCAAAAGAGGCTCGACATGATGGATGATTACATTGGCGAAAGGTCGATCATGGGCCGTGAGAAGAGACCCGCCAGCCCGGAGCCAGAGCCCGAACCAGTCGAAGAGACGGAGCCCGAAGAGGATATGAATAAAATCAAGGCAttgccaccaccaccgccaccattACCGGAAACTAAAGCACAAGAGAAAGAGGTAGTGGAAGAGAAGAAAACTCAAGAAGGGGATTTATTGAACTTAGGTGAAAATGCACCTACTACACAAGAGCATGGTGATATGCTAGCATTAGCTCTATTCGACGGCGGCCTACCCACAGCCAGTCCGGAAAATAAAACGAACCCATGGGAGGCCTTCAAAGAGTCATCGTCCGGGGATTGGGAGACGGCGTTAGTTCAGACTGCTAGCCACTTGTCGAACCAAAAGGTATCGCTTCCCGGAGGGTTCGACACGATGATTCTTGATGGTATGTACCAACAAGGTGCACTAACTCAGGCAGTGGCTTCTTCGGGTGTTATAGCTACTGGAAGTGCTAGTAGTGTTGCCCTAGGGTCAGCAGGGAGGCCGGCCATGCTGGCATTGCCAGCACCACCGTCAGCCGAGGGCGGAGCCGCCACTTCCGAGAATTACGACCCTTTTGCCGCCTCCCTTGCCGTTCCACCACCACCATATGTGCAGATGTCGGAGCTGGAGAAAAAGCAAAGCTTTCTTGTACACGAGCAACTAATGTGGCAACAATATGCAAAGGATGGGATGCAGGGACCAGCAGCTTTAGCTAAGGCAAACCCGAGTTCATCATAT TTGATGCAATTGAGGTAG
- the LOC121757361 gene encoding phosphatidylserine decarboxylase proenzyme 2-like isoform X1: MGHGSSKDETQDDSADASGSTTSRIQRLRQRLHRHRPHFRRLHRGSGPGSQLKKLLKEEDFAGIALLCIIGAEMRIKDKWLACVSLGEQTFRTAISDQTDQPVWNSEKKLLLERNGARVARISVFETNRLSKNNLIGYCEIDLYDFLTRDSDSDIDVYDLLDPTSAGGIVGKIRLSCSIEDPMETEKSFVRRILSVVDYDESGNLSYDEFSNLIDAFGNQLAATKKEELFKAADENGDGVVSIDELAMLLAVQQEKDPLINCCPVCGETLHISDKLNAMIHLTLCFDEGTGNQIMSGGFLTDKQASNGWMFKVSEWAHYSSYEVGLRSGSSASHILVFDRRTKRLVEETIDAKIVLSMRAIYQSKVGLGLMDKGAKELLQSISEKQGRKMDSPESAKDIEKFISLFEDQLNLSEIKYPLEQFKTFNEFFIRELKPGARPITNAGRDDVAVCAADCRLMAFETAEDSTRFWIKGRKFSVQGLLGTEVCSDAFSGGSLVIFRLAPQDYHRFHVPVSGTIEKFVEIPGCLYTVNPIAVNSKYCNVFTENKRVVSTISTKEFGKVAFVAIGATMVGSINFTKKEGDYVNKGDEFGYFSFGGSTVICVFEKDTIKIDDDLLENSSRHLETLVSVGMQLGVSVKKR, from the exons ATGGGCCATGGAAGCTCCAAAGATGAAACTCAGGATGACTCAGCGGATGCCTCCGGTTCCACAACTTCCAGAATTCAACGGCTCCGGCAGCgcctccaccgccaccgcccCCATTTCCGCCGCCTCCACCGCGGCTCCGGTCCTGGCTCGCAGCTGAAGAAATTGCTCAAGGAGGAAGACTTCGCCGGTATCGCACTCCTCTGCATCATCGGC GCGGAGATGAGAATCAAGGATAAATGGCTGGCATGCGTTTCTCTCGGCGAGCAGACTTTCCGAACTGCCATCTCTGATCA AACCGATCAGCCTGTCTGGAACTCT GAGAAAAAGCTTCTTTTGGAAAGAAATGGGGCACGTGTTGCAAGAATCTCTGTATTTGAG ACTAATAGATTGTCGAAGAACAATCTTATTGGTTACTGTGAGATTGATCTGTATGATTTCCTTACTCGG GATTCAGATTCCGATATAGATGTATATGACCTATTAGATCCAACTTCTGCTGGAGGAATTGTTGGCAAAATAAGATTGTCATGTTCCATTGAG GACCCAATGGAAACAGAGAAGAGTTTTGTGCGGCGGATTTTGTCTGTTGTG GATTATGATGAAAGTGGAAATCTTTCGTATGATGAATTCTCAAACCTAATAGATGCATTTGGCAATCAACTGGCTGCTACAAAG AAAGAGGAACTATTCAAAGCTGCTGACGAGAATGGGGATGGAGTTGTCAGCATAGATGAGTTGGCTATGCTTTTAGCTGTTCAGCAAGAAAA GGATCCGCTAATCAATTGTTGTCCTGTCTGTGGAGAAACTCTCCACATCTCGGATAAGTTGAATGCTATGATTCATTTGACCCTTTGCTTCGATGAAGGAACTGGAAATCAGATTATGTCCGGAGGATTCTTGACTGACAAGCAGGCTTCAAATGG GTGGATGTTCAAAGTAAGTGAATGGGCTCATTATTCATCCTATGAAGTTGGATTGAGGTCTGGATCAAGTGCTTCACATATCCTG GTTTTTGATAGGAGAACGAAAAGATTAGTGGAGGAAACAATTGATGCCAAGATTGTGCTATCTATGAGAGCCATATATCAATCTAAAGTTGGGCTTGGACTCATGGACAAAG GGGCAAAGGAACTCCTGCAGAGCATCTCCGAAAAGCAGGGCAGGAAAATGGATTCACCCGAATCTGCTAAGGATATTGAAAAGTTTATTTCTTTGTTTGAG GATCAATTAAACTTGTCTGAAATCAAATATCCTTTAGAGCAGTTTAAG ACATTCAATGAATTCTTTATAAGAGAGTTAAAACCTGGTGCGAGGCCAATCACCAATGCTGGACGTGATGATGTTGCAGTATGTGCTGCTGATTGTCGGTTGATGGCATTTGAAACTGCTGAAGATTCTACAAGATTTTGGATTAAG GGCCGGAAATTTTCTGTACAAGGCCTTTTAGGGACTGAAGTGTGCTCTGATGCCTTCAGTGGTGGAAGTTTAGTGATATTCCGCTTGGCACCACAG GACTATCATCGTTTCCATGTTCCTGTTTCTGGAACTATTGAAAAGTTTGTGGAGATACCAGGATGCTTATACACG GTTAACCCAATTGCAGTGAACAGCAAGTActgcaatgtgttcactgagaaTAAGCGCGTTGTATCTACAATATCAACCAAAGAATTTGGGAAG GTAGCTTTTGTTGCTATAGGAGCAACCATGGTTGGTAGCATTAATTTCACCAAAAAAGAGGGTGACTATGTCAATAAAGGAGACGAG TTTGGATACTTTTCATTCGGCGGAAGTACAGTCATTTGTGTCTTTGAAAAG GATACCATCAAGATAGATGACGACCTCCTGGAGAATAGTTCAAGACACCTTGAGACGTTGGTTTCTGTGGGGATGCAATTGGGCGTGTCCGTTAAGAAACGCTAG
- the LOC121757912 gene encoding vacuolar iron transporter homolog 4-like, giving the protein MTNLPQFKQETDYTARSHWLRASTLGANDGLVSISSLMMGIGATRAGSKATILTGFSALFAGACSMAVAKFVSVHPIETARMKREGRRSIPNPLLAAMVSALAFLLGGIVPLLAAAFVDDSRVGTGVAAAAGTLGMAAFGGAGAALGGTGWGGGCGWGEGGWPWASLLVSLSWGKWFWW; this is encoded by the coding sequence ATGACCAATCTCCCTCAATTCAAACAAGAAACCGACTACACCGCTCGGTCACATTGGCTCCGAGCCTCCACGCTCGGAGCCAACGACGGCCTGGTCTCCATCTCATCCCTCATGATGGGAATCGGAGCCACCAGAGCCGGCTCCAAAGCCACGATCCTCACCGGCTTCTCAGCCCTTTTCGCGGGCGCGTGCAGCATGGCCGTGGCCAAGTTCGTCTCCGTCCACCCCATAGAGACGGCTCGGATGAAGAGAGAGGGAAGAAGATCAATTCCTAACCCTTTGCTTGCAGCCATGGTGTCGGCTCTTGCCTTCTTGTTGGGAGGGATTGTGCCGTTGCTCGCGGCTGCGTTTGTGGATGACTCTAGGGTTGGGACAGGGGTGGCGGCGGCCGCGGGGACGCTGGGGATGGCGGCGTTTGGCGGGGCCGGGGCGGCGCTTGGCGGGACGGGGTGGGGGGGTGGTTGTGGGTGGGGGGAGGGTGGGTGGCCATGGGCATCACTTTTGGTCTCACTAAGTTGGGGAAAGTGGTTTTGGTGGTGA
- the LOC121757363 gene encoding vacuolar iron transporter homolog 4-like, which translates to MASQNQLPIAIPKDLPQMEEEINFSERAQWLRAAVLGANDGLVTIAALILGVGALKHDAQAIILAGFAGLFAGACSMAIGEFVSVYTQLDIERAQIKREKATMAGNGGAEEAEREALPNPWQAAAASAIAFSLGAVLPLLAAAFVEDHRVRQGVVVAATTAGLVGFGGVGAVLGRTKVVRSCVRVVVGGWMAMAITFGPIKLLGSSGFEM; encoded by the coding sequence atgGCTTCTCAAAACCAGCTCCCAATTGCAATCCCTAAAGACCTCCCCCAAATGGAGGAAGAAATCAACTTCTCCGAAAGGGCCCAGTGGCTCCGAGCCGCAGTGCTGGGGGCCAACGACGGCCTGGTCACCATCGCGGCCCTAATCCTGGGCGTCGGAGCCCTAAAACACGACGCCCAGGCCATAATCCTGGCCGGCTTCGCTGGCCTCTTCGCCGGAGCTTGCAGCATGGCCATCGGAGAGTTCGTGTCCGTGTATACTCAGCTGGACATTGAGAGAGCTCAGATCAAGAGAGAGAAAGCGACAATGGCCGGAAACGGTggggcggaggaggcggagagGGAGGCGCTTCCGAACCCTTGGCAGGCGGCCGCGGCCTCGGCCATCGCGTTCTCGTTGGGGGCCGTGCTTCCGTTGCTCGCAGCTGCGTTCGTGGAGGACCATAGGGTCCGGCAGGGGGTGGTGGTGGCGGCCACCACCGCGGGCTTGGTGGGGTTCGGAGGCGTTGGGGCGGTGCTCGGGAGGACTAAGGTGGTGAGGTCTTGTGTGAGGGTTGTGGTGGGTGGGTGGATGGCTATGGCTATCACATTTGGTCCCATTAAGTTGCTCGGGTCGAGCGGATTTGAGATGTGA